In one window of Rhodanobacter sp. FDAARGOS 1247 DNA:
- a CDS encoding phosphatidylcholine/phosphatidylserine synthase has protein sequence MSELSPVRPPRHRGIYLLPNLFTTGAMFAGFYAIIASIGGRYTEAAVAVFVAALLDGLDGRVARMTGTQTEFGVQYDSLSDLVSFGLAPSLVMYTWSLSALREFGPLWGKLGWAAAFVYAACAALRLARFNTQVGVADKRYFQGLASPAAAAVCMSFVWSVDKFGLAGSDFCFVTPVIAIVVGLLMVSRFRYFSFKSLPMGKHQLVPFAWMVAAVLLIALLILDTARVLFAGFTIYLLSGPVWTIWGLATHRRRARRNAA, from the coding sequence ATGAGCGAGCTTTCGCCCGTCCGGCCACCCCGCCACCGGGGTATTTACCTGCTGCCGAACCTGTTCACCACCGGGGCGATGTTCGCGGGTTTCTACGCGATCATCGCCAGCATCGGCGGTCGTTACACCGAGGCCGCCGTCGCCGTGTTCGTCGCCGCGCTGCTGGACGGCCTGGACGGCCGCGTCGCGCGGATGACCGGCACCCAGACCGAGTTTGGCGTGCAGTACGACTCGCTGTCCGACCTGGTCAGCTTCGGATTGGCGCCTTCGCTGGTGATGTATACGTGGTCGCTGTCGGCGCTGCGCGAGTTTGGCCCGCTGTGGGGCAAGCTGGGCTGGGCCGCGGCGTTCGTGTACGCCGCCTGCGCCGCGCTGCGGCTGGCCCGTTTCAATACCCAGGTGGGCGTGGCCGACAAGCGCTATTTCCAGGGCCTGGCCAGCCCGGCGGCGGCAGCGGTGTGCATGTCCTTCGTGTGGAGCGTGGACAAGTTCGGCCTGGCCGGCAGCGATTTCTGTTTTGTCACGCCGGTGATCGCGATCGTGGTCGGCCTGCTGATGGTCAGCCGGTTCCGCTATTTCAGCTTCAAGTCGCTGCCGATGGGCAAGCACCAGCTGGTGCCGTTCGCCTGGATGGTGGCTGCCGTGCTGCTGATTGCCCTGCTGATCCTGGACACGGCGCGCGTGCTGTTTGCCGGCTTCACGATCTACTTGCTGTCGGGCCCGGTGTGGACGATCTGGGGGTTGGCCACGCATCGCCGACGCGCAAGGCGCAACGCGGCATGA
- the rimI gene encoding ribosomal protein S18-alanine N-acetyltransferase has translation MVAVIKPAIQVRGMRLDDLDTVSALEQASYEFPWSPGIFGDCVKAGHPCWVLCVDGVIAGYGILSMGAGEAHVLNLCIGPDWRGRGLGRHLLGRLLDIARWNGAERVFLEVRPSNPLAKALYESVGFSEIGRRPRYYPARDGREDAIVMALNIVKDDIEK, from the coding sequence GTGGTGGCGGTGATCAAGCCGGCGATCCAGGTGCGCGGCATGCGCCTGGACGACCTGGACACGGTCAGTGCGCTGGAACAGGCCTCCTACGAATTCCCCTGGTCGCCGGGCATCTTCGGCGACTGCGTCAAGGCCGGTCACCCATGCTGGGTGCTGTGCGTGGACGGGGTGATTGCCGGCTACGGCATCCTGTCGATGGGCGCCGGCGAGGCGCACGTGCTGAACCTCTGCATCGGCCCGGACTGGCGCGGCCGCGGACTGGGTCGGCACCTGCTGGGTCGGCTGCTGGACATCGCCCGCTGGAACGGTGCCGAGCGGGTCTTCCTGGAAGTGCGGCCGTCCAATCCGCTGGCGAAGGCGCTGTACGAGTCGGTGGGCTTCAGCGAGATCGGCCGGCGCCCGCGCTATTACCCGGCCCGCGACGGGCGCGAGGACGCGATCGTGATGGCGCTCAATATCGTCAAGGACGATATTGAGAAATAG
- a CDS encoding valine--tRNA ligase: MEKSFEPAQIESTWYARWEASGAFKPSGHDDQNRGEPYCILLPPPNVTGTLHMGHAFQQTVMDMLVRYQRMRGMNTLWQVGTDHAGIATQKIVENQLAVEQKTRHDLGRDAFVERVWKWKEESGSTITNQMRRIGAAADWSRERFTMDEGLSAAVRKVFIDWYRAGLIYRGNRLVNWDPVLGTAVSDLEVNNVERDGHMWSIRYMTADGAASLVVATTRPETMLGDVAVAVHPEDERYAHLIGQLLHLPLTGRQIPVIADDYVDREFGTGCVKITPAHDFNDYAIGQRHKLAPITIFTLDAKVNDNAPEKYRGMDRYDARKAVLADLEASGLLVETKPHKLQVPVSQRSDAVIEPMLTDQWFVDLTSDVQADGRPGGRKAITEPALDAVRSGEIRFVPENWATTYTQWLDNIQDWCISRQLWWGHRIPAWYDEAGNIFVGEDEADARASAANAPVGALRQDDDVLDTWFSSALWPFSTLGWPANGPVKNERGEVVANWEQDKIFLPSAVLVTGFDIIFFWVARMVMATKYFTGQIPFREVYINAIVRDAEGQKMSKSKGNTLDPLDLIDGIALEPLVEKSTKSLLIPQVRAKVEKRIRKDYPDGIPAIGTDALRFTFAALASYSRTINFDIKRAEGYKAFCNKLWNAARFVLMNGGEAGNGEQGTGSAPATEAERWILTRLGQTLAEVEQHFVSYRFDHLAQALYEFVWNEYCDWFLELSKPALNGDDAVAAASTRRTLLVVLESVLRALHPVIPFITEEIWASVGPKLGLTEEGLMHRPWPNASDIVADEAATAEIEWFKNVLSGIRKIRSEMNISPAKVIPLLFADGDAGDRARVAKFAAQISFLARTEAPQWIEAGADEPAAAAAVVGTLRVMIPLAGLIDVAAEKARLTKEIARIEVEIKKCEGKLGNASFVANAPAEVVAQERQRIADWNTTLGALREQAGKLQK, translated from the coding sequence ATGGAAAAGAGCTTCGAACCCGCCCAGATCGAGTCCACCTGGTATGCCCGCTGGGAAGCCAGCGGCGCGTTCAAGCCGTCGGGCCATGACGATCAAAATCGGGGCGAGCCGTACTGCATCCTGCTGCCGCCGCCGAACGTCACCGGCACTCTGCACATGGGCCATGCGTTCCAGCAGACGGTGATGGACATGCTGGTGCGCTACCAGCGCATGCGCGGGATGAACACGCTGTGGCAGGTCGGCACCGACCACGCCGGCATCGCCACCCAGAAGATCGTGGAGAACCAGCTGGCGGTCGAGCAGAAGACCCGCCATGACCTGGGCCGCGATGCGTTCGTCGAGCGGGTATGGAAGTGGAAGGAGGAATCCGGTTCCACCATCACCAACCAGATGCGCCGCATCGGCGCCGCCGCCGACTGGTCGCGCGAACGCTTCACCATGGACGAAGGCCTGTCGGCCGCCGTGCGCAAGGTGTTCATCGACTGGTATCGCGCGGGACTGATCTACCGCGGCAACCGGCTGGTGAACTGGGACCCGGTGCTGGGCACGGCGGTGTCGGACCTGGAAGTGAACAACGTCGAGCGCGATGGCCACATGTGGTCGATCCGCTACATGACCGCCGACGGCGCCGCCTCCCTCGTGGTCGCCACCACGCGTCCGGAAACCATGCTGGGCGACGTGGCCGTGGCGGTGCATCCGGAAGACGAGCGTTACGCGCACCTGATCGGCCAGCTGCTGCACCTGCCGCTGACCGGCCGGCAGATCCCGGTGATCGCCGACGACTACGTCGATCGCGAGTTCGGCACCGGCTGCGTGAAGATCACCCCGGCGCACGACTTCAACGACTACGCGATCGGCCAGCGCCACAAGCTGGCGCCGATCACCATCTTCACGCTGGATGCCAAGGTCAACGACAACGCCCCGGAGAAGTATCGGGGCATGGATCGCTACGACGCGCGCAAGGCCGTGCTGGCCGACCTCGAAGCGTCCGGTCTGCTGGTCGAAACCAAACCGCACAAGCTGCAGGTGCCGGTGAGCCAGCGTTCGGACGCGGTGATCGAGCCCATGCTGACCGACCAGTGGTTCGTCGACCTCACCTCGGATGTCCAGGCGGATGGACGTCCCGGCGGCCGCAAGGCGATCACCGAGCCGGCGCTGGATGCCGTGCGCTCGGGCGAGATCCGGTTCGTGCCGGAGAATTGGGCGACTACGTACACGCAGTGGCTGGACAACATCCAGGACTGGTGCATCAGCCGCCAGCTGTGGTGGGGCCACCGCATCCCGGCGTGGTACGACGAGGCCGGCAACATCTTCGTGGGCGAGGACGAGGCCGACGCGCGCGCCAGCGCCGCCAACGCGCCGGTCGGCGCGCTGCGCCAGGACGACGACGTGCTGGACACCTGGTTCTCCTCCGCGCTGTGGCCGTTCTCCACGCTCGGCTGGCCGGCGAACGGGCCGGTGAAGAACGAGCGCGGCGAAGTCGTCGCCAACTGGGAGCAGGACAAGATCTTCCTGCCCAGCGCCGTGCTGGTCACCGGCTTCGACATCATCTTCTTTTGGGTCGCCCGCATGGTGATGGCGACCAAATATTTCACCGGCCAGATCCCGTTCCGCGAGGTCTACATCAACGCGATCGTGCGTGATGCGGAGGGCCAGAAGATGTCCAAGTCCAAGGGCAACACGCTGGACCCGCTGGACCTGATCGACGGCATCGCGCTGGAACCGCTGGTGGAGAAGTCCACGAAGTCGCTGCTGATCCCGCAGGTGCGCGCCAAGGTCGAGAAGCGCATCCGCAAGGACTACCCCGACGGCATCCCCGCGATCGGCACCGACGCGCTGCGCTTCACCTTCGCTGCGCTGGCCAGCTACAGCCGCACGATCAACTTCGACATCAAGCGCGCCGAGGGCTACAAGGCGTTCTGCAACAAGTTGTGGAACGCGGCGCGGTTCGTGTTGATGAACGGCGGGGAAGCGGGGAACGGGGAACAGGGAACGGGGAGCGCGCCGGCGACCGAAGCCGAGCGCTGGATTCTGACCCGGCTTGGGCAGACGCTGGCGGAGGTGGAGCAGCATTTCGTCAGCTACCGTTTCGACCACCTGGCGCAGGCCTTGTACGAGTTCGTGTGGAACGAGTATTGCGACTGGTTCCTGGAGTTGTCGAAGCCGGCGCTCAATGGCGACGATGCGGTCGCGGCAGCATCGACCCGCCGCACGCTGCTGGTGGTGCTCGAAAGCGTGCTGCGCGCGCTGCATCCGGTGATCCCCTTCATCACCGAGGAGATCTGGGCATCGGTGGGGCCGAAACTTGGCCTGACCGAAGAAGGCCTGATGCATCGGCCGTGGCCGAATGCCTCGGACATCGTCGCCGACGAGGCAGCCACCGCCGAGATCGAGTGGTTCAAGAACGTGCTGTCCGGCATCCGCAAGATCCGCTCGGAAATGAACATCTCGCCGGCCAAGGTCATCCCGCTGCTGTTCGCCGATGGCGATGCGGGCGATCGCGCGCGGGTGGCCAAGTTCGCCGCGCAGATCAGCTTCCTGGCCCGCACCGAAGCGCCGCAGTGGATCGAAGCCGGCGCCGACGAACCGGCGGCGGCCGCGGCCGTGGTCGGCACGCTGCGGGTGATGATCCCGCTGGCCGGGCTGATCGACGTGGCCGCGGAAAAGGCCCGCCTGACCAAGGAGATCGCCCGCATCGAGGTCGAGATCAAGAAGTGCGAAGGCAAGCTCGGCAATGCCAGCTTCGTCGCCAACGCGCCGGCCGAGGTGGTGGCGCAGGAGCGCCAGCGCATCGCCGACTGGAACACCACGCTGGGGGCGTTGCGCGAGCAGGCGGGGAAGCTGCAGAAATGA
- the hemE gene encoding uroporphyrinogen decarboxylase, which produces MTELKNDRFLRALRREATDTTPIWVMRQAGRYLPEYRATRERAGSFMGLAQNPEYACEVTMQPLERFELDAAILFSDILTIPDAMGLGLSFAQGEGPQFARPLRTAADIAKLAVPDMDGELRYVMDALRLIRRELHGRVPLIGFSGSPWTLACYMVEGHGSRDFATLKAMCWNEPQLAHQLLDTLARSVAAYLIAQAEAGAQALMIFDTWGGLLGPAPFREFSLRYMTRIVTALKADPAARELPVILFSKGAGMHLAEMADSGCAALGVDWTMDLADARRAVAGKVALQGNLDPAILRASPEVIRREARAVLDSYGNHPGHVFNLGHGITPEVNPEHVKVLVDEVHAYGRTLRSHALD; this is translated from the coding sequence ATGACCGAGTTGAAGAACGACCGTTTCCTGCGCGCACTGCGCCGGGAAGCCACCGACACCACGCCGATCTGGGTCATGCGCCAGGCGGGTCGCTACCTGCCCGAATACCGCGCCACCCGCGAGCGCGCCGGCAGCTTCATGGGCCTGGCGCAGAACCCCGAATACGCCTGCGAAGTCACCATGCAGCCGCTGGAACGCTTCGAGCTCGACGCGGCGATCCTGTTCTCCGACATCCTCACCATTCCCGATGCGATGGGCCTGGGCCTGTCGTTCGCCCAGGGCGAAGGCCCGCAGTTCGCGCGGCCGCTGCGCACGGCAGCCGACATCGCCAAGCTCGCCGTGCCCGACATGGACGGCGAACTGCGCTACGTGATGGATGCGCTGCGGCTGATCCGCCGGGAGCTGCACGGCCGCGTGCCGCTGATCGGCTTCTCCGGCAGTCCGTGGACGCTGGCCTGCTACATGGTCGAAGGCCACGGCTCGCGCGATTTCGCCACGCTGAAGGCGATGTGCTGGAACGAACCGCAGCTCGCGCACCAGCTGCTCGACACACTGGCCCGCTCCGTCGCCGCCTACCTGATCGCCCAGGCCGAGGCCGGCGCCCAGGCGCTGATGATCTTCGACACCTGGGGCGGCCTGCTCGGCCCCGCGCCGTTCCGCGAATTCTCGCTGCGCTACATGACGCGCATCGTGACTGCGCTGAAAGCCGACCCGGCCGCGCGCGAGCTGCCGGTGATCCTGTTCTCCAAGGGCGCCGGCATGCATCTGGCCGAGATGGCCGACAGCGGCTGCGCCGCGCTCGGCGTCGACTGGACGATGGATCTGGCCGACGCCCGCCGCGCCGTCGCCGGCAAGGTCGCCCTGCAGGGCAATCTCGATCCCGCGATCCTGCGCGCCAGCCCCGAGGTGATCCGCCGCGAGGCCCGCGCCGTGCTGGACAGCTACGGCAACCACCCCGGCCACGTGTTCAACCTCGGCCACGGCATCACGCCGGAGGTGAATCCGGAGCACGTGAAGGTGCTGGTCGATGAGGTGCACGCGTACGGGCGCACGCTGCGCTCCCACGCGTTGGATTGA
- a CDS encoding WGR domain-containing protein — protein MRLYLQTVPGAAEAPRYVQITLEQDLLGGWTLYRESGTQGGRATMKREQFLERDEAVSAFEKARDAQLKRGFRLMFAQGLEGPYGR, from the coding sequence ATGCGCCTCTACCTGCAAACCGTGCCCGGCGCTGCCGAAGCACCCCGCTACGTCCAGATCACGCTGGAGCAGGACCTGCTCGGCGGCTGGACGCTGTATCGCGAGTCCGGCACCCAGGGCGGCCGCGCGACCATGAAACGCGAGCAGTTCCTGGAGCGCGACGAGGCAGTGAGCGCCTTCGAGAAAGCGCGCGACGCCCAGCTCAAGCGCGGTTTCCGCCTGATGTTTGCCCAAGGCCTCGAAGGCCCTTACGGACGTTGA
- the aroB gene encoding 3-dehydroquinate synthase, with amino-acid sequence MNPAIQHLHVALGQRSYPVWIGAGLLDDHARWRAMLRGRHALVISNTTVAPLYLPRIEAGLDGLHWSSFLLDDGEAHKTFANVGRALEALGQLGATRDACVIALGGGVVGDLAGFSAACWMRGIDFIQMPTTLLAMVDSSVGGKTGVNLPVGKNLAGAFHQPRAVIADIDTLATLPDREYRAGLAEVIKGAAIGDEPFFAWLEQHANALAARDPATVQEAIARKVAYKAGVVARDETEQGERALLNLGHTFGHALETAGHYTTLLHGEGVAVGMLLAARLSERLGMSDTHDTRRMLRLLEKLGLPVTIPPGMDPQQLLALMRLDKKNSAGSLRLILWRGIGRAEIVDGVDEADVMAILTEAA; translated from the coding sequence ATGAACCCGGCAATCCAGCATCTCCACGTCGCGCTGGGCCAGCGCAGCTATCCGGTGTGGATCGGCGCCGGCCTGCTCGACGACCACGCGCGCTGGCGCGCGATGCTGCGCGGCCGGCACGCGCTGGTGATCAGCAACACCACGGTGGCGCCGCTGTACCTGCCGCGGATCGAAGCGGGGCTGGACGGCCTGCACTGGTCGTCCTTCCTGCTCGACGACGGCGAGGCGCACAAGACCTTCGCCAACGTCGGCCGCGCGCTGGAAGCGCTGGGCCAGCTCGGCGCCACCCGCGATGCCTGCGTGATCGCGCTGGGCGGCGGCGTGGTCGGCGACCTGGCCGGCTTCAGCGCCGCATGCTGGATGCGCGGCATCGACTTCATCCAGATGCCGACCACCTTGCTGGCGATGGTCGACTCCTCGGTCGGCGGCAAGACCGGCGTGAACCTGCCGGTCGGCAAGAACCTGGCTGGCGCCTTCCACCAGCCCCGCGCGGTGATCGCCGACATCGACACCCTGGCCACCCTGCCCGACCGCGAATACCGCGCCGGCCTGGCCGAGGTGATCAAGGGCGCGGCGATCGGCGACGAGCCGTTCTTCGCCTGGCTGGAGCAGCACGCCAATGCACTGGCCGCACGCGATCCCGCCACCGTGCAGGAGGCGATCGCGCGCAAGGTCGCCTACAAGGCCGGCGTGGTCGCCCGCGACGAAACCGAACAGGGCGAACGCGCCCTGCTCAACCTCGGCCACACCTTCGGCCATGCGCTGGAAACCGCCGGCCACTACACCACCTTGCTGCATGGCGAAGGCGTGGCGGTCGGCATGCTGCTGGCCGCCCGCTTGTCCGAACGGCTGGGCATGAGCGACACCCACGACACCCGCCGCATGCTGCGCCTGCTGGAAAAGCTCGGGCTGCCGGTGACGATTCCGCCCGGCATGGACCCTCAACAGCTGCTGGCGCTGATGCGGCTGGACAAGAAGAACAGCGCCGGCAGCCTGCGCCTGATCCTGTGGCGCGGCATCGGCCGGGCCGAGATCGTCGACGGCGTGGACGAAGCCGACGTCATGGCGATCCTGACCGAAGCCGCTTAG
- a CDS encoding shikimate kinase gives MNPSHNLFIIGPTGAGKTSIGRRLAAHYGLTFIDLDQEIERHCGVDVNTVFEIEGEAGFRQRESTLLEEISGQHDLLLATGAGAVLAESNRRCLGGRGYVVWLQTTIAQQLERLERDHRRPLLAVPDRHERLQAMARVREPLYRELADLAVPGEHGSVASASERCIALIDQHWQRPSAFPRQTA, from the coding sequence ATGAACCCGTCGCACAACCTTTTCATCATCGGACCGACCGGCGCCGGCAAGACCTCGATCGGACGACGGCTTGCCGCGCATTATGGCCTGACTTTCATCGATCTCGACCAGGAAATCGAGCGGCATTGCGGCGTCGACGTGAACACGGTTTTCGAGATCGAGGGCGAGGCGGGATTCCGCCAGCGCGAAAGCACGCTGCTGGAGGAAATCAGCGGCCAGCATGACCTGTTGCTGGCCACCGGCGCCGGCGCGGTGCTGGCCGAAAGCAATCGTCGATGCCTCGGCGGGCGCGGCTACGTGGTGTGGCTGCAGACCACCATCGCGCAGCAACTCGAACGGCTCGAACGCGACCATCGCCGTCCGTTGCTGGCGGTGCCCGACCGCCACGAGCGGCTGCAGGCGATGGCCCGGGTGCGTGAACCGCTCTACCGCGAACTGGCCGACCTGGCCGTTCCCGGCGAACATGGCAGCGTCGCCAGCGCCAGCGAACGCTGCATCGCGCTGATCGACCAGCACTGGCAACGTCCTTCCGCATTCCCCAGGCAGACCGCATGA
- a CDS encoding SDR family oxidoreductase has protein sequence MSERILLAGCGDLGERVAQLLRARGDDVWALRRHPPARDASGIHWLGGDLTDPASLGALPHGITRVIYLPAPDGRDKASYRAVFVDGLRHLLEALDGSRLQRCLFVSSSAVYGEHDGDWVDETTSVGPLGFNGAVLREAEQWLAEQPVPGVVLRLAGLYGPGRLQLVEKLRAGQLRVPREVPHWANRIHVDDAAAAIVHLLQVEAPQALYLGVDDTPMPLDELYDFLAALIDAPPPPEGAAPVGVGSKRLSNARLRASGWAPQWPDSREGYAALIDS, from the coding sequence GTGAGCGAACGTATCCTGCTGGCCGGATGCGGTGACCTGGGCGAACGCGTGGCGCAGCTTCTGCGCGCGCGCGGTGACGACGTCTGGGCGTTGCGGCGGCATCCACCGGCGCGCGACGCGTCGGGCATCCACTGGCTGGGCGGTGACCTGACTGATCCCGCCAGCCTCGGCGCATTGCCCCACGGCATCACCCGCGTAATCTATCTGCCGGCGCCGGATGGGCGGGACAAGGCCAGCTATCGCGCGGTTTTCGTGGACGGCCTGCGTCATCTGCTGGAAGCGCTGGACGGCAGTCGCCTGCAGCGATGCCTGTTCGTGTCATCCAGCGCGGTGTACGGTGAGCACGATGGCGACTGGGTGGATGAAACCACCTCGGTCGGTCCGCTCGGCTTCAATGGTGCGGTGCTGCGCGAGGCCGAGCAGTGGCTGGCTGAGCAGCCGGTGCCCGGCGTGGTGCTGCGCCTGGCGGGCCTGTACGGGCCTGGGCGCCTGCAACTGGTGGAAAAGCTGCGCGCGGGACAGCTGCGGGTACCCCGCGAAGTGCCGCACTGGGCCAACCGCATCCACGTCGACGATGCCGCCGCGGCCATCGTCCACCTGCTGCAGGTGGAGGCGCCGCAAGCGCTGTACCTGGGCGTCGACGACACGCCGATGCCGCTGGACGAGTTGTACGATTTCCTGGCCGCGCTGATCGATGCCCCGCCGCCGCCCGAAGGTGCCGCGCCGGTGGGCGTTGGCAGCAAGCGGCTGAGCAATGCCCGCCTGCGCGCCAGCGGCTGGGCCCCGCAGTGGCCGGATTCGCGCGAAGGCTATGCTGCACTGATCGACAGCTGA
- a CDS encoding YbjQ family protein encodes MARTVPHHQVSTANEIPGFRIVRSLGIVRGITVRSRSVVGNLGAALQTIVGGNISIYTELCEKAREEAFELMLQHAAAMGANGVVAMRYDANEVAQGVTEVLAYGTAVQVEAST; translated from the coding sequence ATGGCCAGAACCGTTCCACACCATCAGGTCAGTACCGCCAACGAGATCCCCGGCTTCCGCATCGTCCGTTCGCTGGGCATCGTGCGGGGCATCACCGTGCGTTCGCGCAGCGTGGTGGGCAATCTCGGCGCGGCGCTGCAGACCATCGTCGGCGGCAACATCTCGATCTATACCGAGCTGTGCGAGAAGGCCCGCGAGGAAGCGTTCGAGCTGATGCTGCAGCACGCCGCGGCGATGGGCGCCAATGGTGTGGTGGCGATGCGCTACGACGCCAACGAAGTGGCCCAGGGCGTGACCGAGGTGCTCGCCTACGGCACGGCCGTGCAGGTCGAGGCGTCAACGTGA
- a CDS encoding dodecin family protein → MSVAKVIEINASSAKGVEDAVQHGLKKAAESVKNIKGAWVNEIKVVTGDDGTVTEWRVNMKINFVVD, encoded by the coding sequence ATGTCAGTAGCCAAGGTCATCGAAATCAACGCCTCGTCCGCCAAGGGCGTCGAAGACGCCGTGCAGCACGGCCTGAAGAAAGCCGCCGAGTCGGTGAAGAACATCAAGGGCGCCTGGGTCAACGAGATCAAGGTGGTCACCGGAGACGACGGCACGGTGACCGAGTGGCGCGTCAACATGAAGATCAACTTCGTGGTGGATTGA
- a CDS encoding kinase, whose amino-acid sequence MMSHADLHNEALAGHLLDQYAGRIARSRRPYILGLSGLQGSGKSTLARVMKMQAEARGWATEVLSLDDFYYARSERETLAREVHPLLRTRGVPGTHEIELLMSVLAALPHASERWPVLHPRFDKGRDTRFPPSRWPRITRPPKLVIVEGWALGIRPQLQSALAKPVNELERREDPDGSWRHWVNKQLRGYQPLWRKFDALIVLQAPGWEIVRRWRGEQEQDLLARHAPLAMDAAAMERFLAHFERLSRHALATLPVLSDTCVEYDDDRHVTGLSHG is encoded by the coding sequence ATGATGTCTCACGCCGACCTGCACAACGAAGCCCTCGCCGGCCATCTGCTCGACCAGTACGCAGGGCGCATCGCCCGCTCGCGCCGCCCCTACATCCTTGGCCTTTCCGGCCTCCAGGGCAGTGGCAAGAGCACGCTGGCGCGGGTGATGAAGATGCAGGCCGAGGCTCGCGGCTGGGCCACCGAGGTGCTGTCGCTGGACGACTTCTACTATGCCCGCAGCGAACGCGAGACGCTGGCGCGCGAAGTCCATCCGCTGCTGCGCACCCGCGGCGTGCCGGGCACCCACGAGATCGAACTGCTGATGTCGGTGCTGGCCGCCCTGCCGCATGCCTCGGAACGGTGGCCGGTGCTGCATCCGCGTTTCGACAAGGGCCGCGACACCCGCTTTCCGCCGTCACGCTGGCCGCGGATCACCCGGCCGCCGAAGCTGGTGATCGTGGAGGGCTGGGCACTGGGCATCCGTCCGCAGTTGCAGTCTGCGCTGGCCAAGCCGGTCAACGAGCTGGAGCGCCGCGAGGATCCCGACGGCAGCTGGCGGCACTGGGTCAACAAGCAGCTGCGCGGCTACCAGCCGCTGTGGCGCAAGTTCGATGCCCTGATCGTGCTGCAGGCGCCGGGCTGGGAAATCGTGCGGCGCTGGCGTGGCGAGCAGGAGCAGGATCTCTTGGCGCGCCACGCGCCCCTGGCGATGGACGCCGCGGCGATGGAGCGGTTCCTCGCCCACTTCGAACGACTGAGCCGGCACGCGCTGGCCACCCTGCCGGTGCTGTCCGATACCTGCGTGGAGTACGACGACGACCGCCACGTGACGGGGCTCAGTCACGGCTGA
- the pdxH gene encoding pyridoxamine 5'-phosphate oxidase, protein MLKPEILDTFLRLLDEARASGDREPTAMNLSTVDASGRVASRIVLLKGADERGFRFYTNYQSDKGSQLDAHPQVALCFHWKQLRDGVQVRVEGAARKLQDEESDAYFASRPRGSQIGAWASLQSQTLPDRDTFEQRVARYEQQFDGREVSRPPHWGGFVVEPDMLEFWYGAEFRLHERVRWDRHGQTWTSRMLYP, encoded by the coding sequence ATGCTCAAACCCGAGATTCTGGACACCTTCCTGCGCCTGCTGGACGAAGCCAGGGCCAGCGGCGACCGCGAGCCGACGGCGATGAACCTTTCCACCGTCGACGCTTCCGGCCGGGTCGCCTCGCGCATCGTGCTGCTCAAAGGCGCCGACGAGCGTGGCTTCCGCTTCTACACCAACTACCAGAGCGACAAGGGCAGCCAGCTGGATGCCCACCCGCAGGTGGCGCTGTGCTTCCACTGGAAGCAATTGCGCGACGGCGTGCAGGTCCGCGTCGAGGGCGCCGCCCGCAAGCTGCAGGACGAGGAGTCCGATGCCTATTTCGCCAGCCGCCCGCGGGGCAGCCAGATCGGCGCCTGGGCTTCGCTGCAATCGCAGACCCTGCCCGATCGCGATACCTTCGAGCAGCGCGTGGCGCGCTACGAGCAGCAGTTCGACGGTCGCGAGGTGAGCCGGCCGCCGCACTGGGGCGGCTTCGTGGTCGAACCGGACATGCTGGAGTTCTGGTACGGCGCCGAGTTCCGCCTGCACGAGCGGGTGCGCTGGGATCGCCACGGCCAGACCTGGACCAGCCGGATGCTGTACCCGTGA
- a CDS encoding secondary thiamine-phosphate synthase enzyme YjbQ, producing MIRPLPAQHVAQGGFIVHTRGRGFSDITAQVADALGASHVQLGMAHVFTAHTSCSLLLGENADPAVGRDLERWFARAVPDGDPLFEHDAEGPDDMPAHVRSILTGVSLVVPVHGGKLQLGTWQGIYLWEHRLDPHQRKVTVTVLGH from the coding sequence GTGATCCGTCCGCTGCCCGCGCAGCACGTGGCGCAGGGTGGCTTCATCGTGCATACCCGCGGGCGCGGTTTCAGCGACATCACCGCGCAGGTGGCGGATGCGCTGGGGGCCAGCCATGTCCAGCTCGGCATGGCCCATGTCTTCACTGCCCACACCAGTTGCTCCTTGCTGCTCGGCGAGAACGCCGACCCGGCGGTGGGCCGCGACCTGGAGCGCTGGTTCGCCCGCGCGGTGCCCGACGGCGACCCGCTCTTCGAACATGACGCGGAGGGGCCCGACGACATGCCGGCGCATGTCCGCTCGATCCTCACCGGGGTCAGCCTGGTCGTGCCGGTGCACGGCGGCAAGCTGCAGCTGGGCACCTGGCAGGGCATCTACCTGTGGGAACACCGCCTCGACCCGCACCAGCGCAAGGTCACCGTGACCGTGCTGGGTCATTGA